A genomic region of Candidatus Eremiobacterota bacterium contains the following coding sequences:
- a CDS encoding type II toxin-antitoxin system HicB family antitoxin produces the protein MVNNYTAKYTKISSGYMGQLVEWAEVVTEGKDIEECRSMLKDALKEMVLAYKDMGKELPQGGHLMNYASKQG, from the coding sequence ATGGTGAATAACTATACAGCGAAATATACCAAGATCAGTTCAGGATATATGGGGCAGCTTGTGGAATGGGCTGAAGTTGTTACCGAGGGAAAAGACATTGAGGAATGCCGGAGTATGCTCAAGGACGCATTGAAAGAGATGGTTCTTGCATACAAGGATATGGGTAAGGAGTTACCCCAGGGAGGGCACTTAATGAATTATGCAAGCAAGCAGGGCTGA
- a CDS encoding DEAD/DEAH box helicase family protein → METNKIIPIFRSKPLARGGSDPFLEHLRPLFAKARAVDLVVSFVRSSGLTAIKGPLLDARDRGVPIRVLTGDYLDITEVEALNLLMDWALDGRIRTYIYESGCDSFHPKAYIFHYNQGGSAFVGSSNLSHSALGSGIEWNYRIDAEKDPEGFLFINKAFEELLSNQCVKPLDFQWLKEYRERCTRTSEKKIFRPPELIEPESPADLPQPHFIQEQALSALRETRKEGYQAGLVVLATGLGKTYLAAFDSMEFKRVLFVAHREEILHQSQSVFRKMRPGSFLGIFMGKEKNSAADVLFASIQTLSKKQNLSLFEPGYFDYIIIDEFHHACANTYRKLIAHFSPSFLLGITATPERTDQSDLLVLCENNLVYEKSLVAGITAGLLVPFSYYGIKDPVDYQNIPWRNGKFDPEMLENAVETQVRAEKALSSWKKLKGTRTIAFCCSRHHSDFMARYFKEKGGYKTASVHSGAGSDPRAESLLKLETGELDVIFAVDIFNEGLDVPDVDTVLMLRPTESSILFLQQMGRGLRTAKDKERLTIIDFIGNHRSFLLKPRTLLSLGGGTMTLARSLESVKKNTIELPPGCSVTYEMGLIDMMKEFLKISGLEAIETIYDEYRLIHGRRILAAELIQAGLSFNAIRTRYGGWFSFVGSRGDLMEKERYCLEKEPSWFRELEMMVMKNCFFFITIKALIEEDAFFVKIPLDSLALRAHNILARNPLLQKDIDPELFPNPLIPEPQKWLTYWEGNLVHISSGMQENKLGRLFNYRDNLFSLNLNVPEEFRDEFTAMTQELIDYRLSTYEKKRVISMPTDVEITKEIIAKVITSGGKTIKPIIMLGNLKKRDILPFGDTDLLADGVVYRARFVKKAINVMGVTGKEGNVLPEVLRKWFGPYAGSPGTSFHVRFRNEAGQWVMEPVKMDPESNVIYFPGRFRVPFFRDFRVACGAFVNGYYNEACKNADILEIESKRKSIDTAKYFVIIAEGTSMDGGANPISDGDRVLMEWITAISSSDVEGRICLVEKTSNDETSSFALKRIVRKGNHWFLRSEEEGNRRDEPVVFKNIAPIARFVELIDNKE, encoded by the coding sequence ATGGAGACAAATAAGATAATCCCGATATTCAGATCAAAGCCCCTTGCCCGGGGAGGAAGCGATCCTTTCCTGGAACATCTGCGTCCGCTCTTTGCCAAAGCTCGGGCAGTTGACCTCGTCGTCTCCTTTGTAAGAAGCTCTGGACTCACAGCCATAAAAGGTCCTCTCCTTGATGCCCGTGACAGGGGAGTTCCCATACGAGTGCTCACAGGTGATTATCTGGATATAACAGAAGTAGAAGCCCTGAACCTCCTTATGGACTGGGCTTTGGACGGCCGTATCAGGACTTATATCTATGAATCCGGATGCGACAGCTTTCATCCCAAGGCATATATTTTTCACTACAATCAAGGAGGATCTGCATTCGTAGGCTCAAGCAACCTAAGCCATTCAGCCCTGGGAAGCGGCATTGAGTGGAATTACAGAATTGACGCAGAGAAAGATCCTGAAGGATTCCTTTTTATCAACAAGGCTTTTGAAGAACTTCTTTCAAACCAATGCGTGAAACCCCTCGATTTCCAGTGGCTTAAGGAATACAGAGAACGCTGCACCAGAACTTCAGAAAAGAAGATATTCAGACCACCTGAACTCATAGAGCCAGAATCACCAGCAGATTTACCTCAACCTCATTTTATTCAGGAACAGGCTCTCTCTGCTTTAAGAGAAACACGTAAAGAAGGTTATCAAGCGGGACTTGTAGTGCTCGCCACAGGCCTGGGAAAGACATACCTCGCGGCTTTTGATTCAATGGAGTTCAAGAGAGTTCTCTTTGTGGCACACCGTGAAGAAATTCTCCATCAATCACAGTCAGTCTTCCGTAAAATGCGTCCTGGCAGCTTCCTCGGTATTTTCATGGGCAAAGAGAAAAACAGCGCAGCAGATGTGCTTTTTGCTTCAATACAGACTCTCTCAAAAAAGCAAAACCTTTCTCTATTTGAGCCTGGTTATTTCGATTATATAATAATCGACGAGTTTCACCATGCTTGCGCTAACACTTACAGGAAGCTCATAGCCCACTTCAGCCCTTCCTTTCTTCTAGGGATTACGGCAACTCCTGAAAGAACTGATCAGAGCGATCTTTTGGTTCTGTGTGAAAACAATCTTGTATATGAAAAAAGTCTTGTCGCTGGAATCACCGCAGGCCTTCTTGTTCCTTTTTCCTATTATGGCATTAAAGATCCGGTTGACTATCAGAACATTCCCTGGAGAAACGGAAAATTTGATCCAGAGATGCTTGAAAATGCAGTAGAAACACAGGTAAGAGCTGAGAAGGCTCTCAGTAGCTGGAAAAAACTCAAAGGGACGCGAACAATTGCATTCTGTTGCTCGAGGCATCATTCGGATTTCATGGCGCGATATTTCAAAGAAAAGGGAGGATATAAAACAGCATCGGTGCATTCTGGTGCGGGCTCGGATCCAAGAGCAGAATCACTTCTTAAACTTGAAACAGGTGAGCTCGATGTAATATTTGCCGTGGACATATTCAATGAGGGCCTTGATGTACCTGATGTAGATACAGTCCTTATGCTCCGGCCTACAGAATCTTCGATATTATTTCTGCAGCAAATGGGAAGAGGCCTCAGAACTGCAAAAGATAAAGAGAGGCTCACCATAATTGATTTTATTGGAAACCATCGTTCTTTCCTTCTGAAGCCAAGGACATTACTATCGCTTGGCGGTGGCACTATGACCTTGGCAAGATCTCTTGAATCTGTGAAGAAAAATACCATTGAGCTTCCACCTGGCTGTTCCGTCACTTATGAGATGGGCCTTATTGATATGATGAAGGAGTTCCTAAAGATATCAGGCTTAGAAGCTATAGAGACAATCTATGATGAATACAGGCTCATTCACGGTAGGCGAATTCTGGCCGCTGAGCTCATACAGGCAGGACTTTCTTTCAATGCTATCAGGACAAGATATGGGGGATGGTTCTCTTTTGTGGGAAGCCGTGGTGATCTCATGGAGAAAGAAAGATATTGCCTGGAAAAGGAGCCCTCATGGTTTAGAGAGCTTGAAATGATGGTAATGAAAAATTGTTTCTTTTTCATTACCATCAAGGCGCTTATTGAAGAAGACGCTTTTTTCGTCAAAATACCTTTGGACAGTCTTGCCCTCAGGGCTCATAATATATTGGCAAGAAATCCTTTACTCCAGAAAGATATCGATCCCGAACTCTTCCCCAATCCTCTCATTCCAGAGCCTCAGAAGTGGCTTACTTACTGGGAAGGAAATCTTGTCCACATATCCTCAGGAATGCAAGAAAATAAATTGGGCCGTTTATTCAATTACAGGGATAATCTTTTCTCTCTGAACCTTAATGTACCTGAAGAATTTCGAGATGAATTCACTGCAATGACACAGGAACTTATTGATTACAGGCTTTCCACATATGAGAAAAAAAGAGTAATTTCAATGCCTACTGATGTTGAAATTACTAAAGAAATCATTGCCAAAGTGATCACATCGGGAGGCAAAACTATCAAACCTATCATAATGCTTGGTAATCTCAAGAAACGTGATATCCTTCCTTTTGGAGATACTGATCTGCTTGCAGATGGAGTTGTGTATCGGGCAAGATTTGTGAAAAAAGCAATCAACGTAATGGGTGTTACAGGTAAGGAGGGTAATGTTCTCCCGGAAGTTTTGAGGAAATGGTTTGGTCCTTATGCGGGCTCACCCGGCACATCTTTCCATGTCCGTTTCAGAAATGAGGCCGGCCAGTGGGTTATGGAGCCTGTCAAGATGGATCCCGAGTCGAATGTAATATATTTCCCTGGAAGATTCAGAGTGCCCTTTTTCAGAGACTTTCGAGTGGCATGCGGTGCCTTTGTCAACGGCTATTATAATGAAGCGTGCAAGAATGCAGATATCTTGGAAATTGAGTCAAAAAGAAAATCTATCGATACTGCCAAATATTTTGTCATCATCGCAGAGGGCACTTCGATGGACGGCGGAGCAAATCCTATTTCTGATGGTGACAGAGTGCTCATGGAATGGATAACGGCAATCAGCTCATCAGATGTGGAAGGCAGAATCTGCTTGGTGGAAAAAACTTCAAATGACGAAACATCCTCCTTTGCTTTAAAACGAATTGTGAGAAAAGGAAATCACTGGTTCCTCCGTTCAGAGGAAGAGGGGAACAGAAGAGATGAACCTGTCGTATTTAAAAATATCGCACCAATCGCTAGATTTGTGGAGCTAATCGATAATAAGGAATAG